A DNA window from Mucilaginibacter xinganensis contains the following coding sequences:
- the dnaA gene encoding chromosomal replication initiator protein DnaA: MEKTCTTVWNSCLQIIKDNIPAQSFKTWFEPIKALRMEGSVLTIQVPSLFFYEWLEEHYVGLLRKTIKKQLGDDGRLEYNIVVEQSSSSKPYTTNLPSNGNGAESKNQSMPIPISINKDIKNPFVIPGLKKLNVDPQLNRNYTFNNFVEGDCNRLARSAGYAVAAKPGGTSFNPLMIYGGVGLGKTHLAQAIGNEIKNSLPDKLVLYVSCEKFTQQFVDALKHNNINDFVNFYQAIDVLIMDDVHNFAGKEKTQDFFFHIFNHLHQSGKQVIITSDKAPKDLAGLEERLLSRFKWGLSADLQIPDLETRMAILKNKTYQDGIELSNDVIEYVAHNIDNNVRELEGAMVSLLAQSTLNRKEIDLNLAKQMLKNFVKNSSKEISMEYIQNLVCEYFEVPIEMVKSQTRKREIVQARQISMYLAKAHTKSSLKSIGHFFGGRDHSTVIYACQTVEDLIDTDKKFKGYVADIQKKLKMS; this comes from the coding sequence ATGGAAAAAACTTGTACTACCGTTTGGAATAGCTGCCTTCAAATCATAAAAGACAACATCCCGGCTCAAAGCTTTAAAACTTGGTTTGAGCCGATCAAAGCTTTGCGGATGGAAGGGAGTGTGCTAACGATACAGGTACCAAGTTTGTTTTTTTATGAATGGCTTGAAGAGCACTACGTTGGCCTGCTTCGTAAAACAATTAAAAAACAATTAGGCGACGACGGACGTTTGGAATACAACATAGTGGTAGAACAATCATCATCCAGCAAGCCATATACTACTAATTTGCCCTCAAACGGAAATGGCGCTGAATCTAAAAATCAGTCTATGCCAATACCTATTTCAATCAATAAGGATATAAAAAATCCTTTTGTTATACCGGGATTAAAAAAACTGAATGTCGATCCGCAGTTAAACCGCAATTACACCTTTAATAACTTTGTTGAAGGTGACTGCAACAGGCTTGCCCGTTCGGCAGGTTATGCTGTGGCCGCAAAACCTGGAGGAACTTCATTTAACCCGTTGATGATATATGGTGGTGTTGGCCTGGGTAAAACCCACCTGGCACAGGCCATTGGCAACGAGATTAAAAACTCATTGCCTGACAAACTTGTGCTGTATGTATCTTGTGAGAAATTTACCCAGCAATTTGTTGATGCGTTAAAACACAATAATATAAATGATTTTGTGAATTTTTACCAGGCCATTGATGTATTGATAATGGACGATGTGCACAACTTTGCCGGTAAAGAGAAAACTCAGGATTTCTTTTTTCACATCTTTAACCACCTGCATCAATCAGGCAAACAGGTTATCATTACTTCGGATAAGGCACCAAAAGATCTTGCCGGTTTAGAAGAACGTTTGTTATCAAGGTTCAAATGGGGCCTTTCGGCCGACCTGCAGATTCCTGACCTGGAAACCCGCATGGCTATCCTTAAAAACAAAACCTACCAGGACGGCATTGAATTATCAAACGACGTAATTGAGTACGTTGCCCATAATATTGACAACAATGTACGTGAACTGGAAGGTGCAATGGTATCATTACTTGCGCAGTCCACCCTTAACCGAAAGGAGATCGATTTGAACCTGGCTAAACAAATGTTGAAAAACTTTGTGAAGAACTCTTCAAAAGAGATCTCGATGGAATACATCCAGAACCTGGTTTGCGAGTATTTTGAAGTGCCAATAGAAATGGTTAAATCACAAACCCGCAAACGCGAAATTGTCCAGGCCCGCCAGATCTCTATGTATCTTGCTAAAGCACATACCAAAAGTTCATTAAAATCAATCGGACATTTCTTTGGTGGCCGTGACCACTCAACCGTGATCTATGCCTGCCAGACAGTTGAGGATTTGATTGACACGGATAAGAAATTTAAAGGCTATGTTGCCGACATTCAGAAAAAGCTTAAAATGTCCTAA
- a CDS encoding nuclear transport factor 2 family protein: MRKLLLLNLLLLISISTFAQQSATDGVKQSINTMFDAMRKGDSTLLKSVFSKEMVLQSVSTNKEGKAVISTDSANDFAKAIGTPHTAIYDERITYGDIKIDGDLASVWAPYKFYLGDKFSHCGVDVFSLMKTADGWKIIYIVDTRRKDNCIE, translated from the coding sequence ATGAGGAAGTTATTATTACTAAATCTACTGCTGTTAATTTCAATTAGCACCTTCGCCCAGCAATCTGCAACAGATGGCGTTAAGCAATCCATCAACACCATGTTTGACGCCATGCGCAAAGGTGATAGTACTTTATTAAAATCTGTTTTTTCAAAAGAAATGGTGTTACAAAGCGTTTCGACCAATAAGGAAGGCAAAGCAGTAATTTCAACAGATAGCGCCAACGATTTTGCGAAAGCCATAGGAACACCGCATACTGCCATTTATGATGAGCGCATTACCTACGGCGACATCAAAATTGACGGCGACCTGGCCAGCGTTTGGGCGCCCTATAAATTTTACCTTGGTGATAAATTCAGCCATTGCGGAGTCGATGTTTTTTCGCTGATGAAAACTGCTGACGGCTGGAAGATAATTTACATTGTTGATACCAGGAGGAAGGATAATTGTATTGAGTAA